From Marivirga harenae, one genomic window encodes:
- a CDS encoding TonB-dependent receptor, whose amino-acid sequence MKLLLYIYLVAFSTVGFAQENCMVSFSGQVLSEVEHVPVPFASIYISELNEGVQTNEEGFFTIQLPCHDKYELIISQVEYQKASTYISVEIEDLKQTFYLESKNNILSAVSVHSHKREEVLLSNVESVLSARELKKLKGKSLSESVSTLPGVYNIKTGPGINKPMIHGLYGSRIQVVNNEVSQMGQQWGVDHAPEIDPFVASRITVVKGASSVKYGPRAIGGALLLEPEPLVPDSVLHGSLDLVGFTNGRGGIGSAMLSGSFLLNEEESINWRLQSSAKKSGDQHAANYNLTNTGSEELNFSAAANYIKNDLQADLFYSRFSTEIGILRGAHIGNVDNFFEALDKRPPFFTEDFSYEINNPKQNVVHQLLKAKIHLDRSDYGDFDFIYAFQQNARQEFDIRRGGRSDKASVDLQLDSHVAKLLFHHEPIWENLSGEIGLDYEYQNNKNVPGTGTTPLIPNYSSFQTGAFLNESWAKENWNMEAGLRFDAIAIDVLKFNTEDELINPQHKYNMFSGIIGGGFDINRSIKYKSNLSWSQRAPSINELYSQGLHHSVAAIEEGDDRLSPETSIKWLHSVQLSFNEKLRLNIDAYASRIQNYIYLQPEEPRLTIRGAFPVYQYKQTLADIYGTDIIGSYEFFHHFTLNTKASIIRGNDISNELPLIFMPADRWENTLNWRLSNKLGFKEIDLSLSGLKVFEQFRAPVTETEAYEQATVPVPEGYFITNFSLDTTRKLENAQLNIGFSIYNLMNTDYTDYLNRLRFYAAETGRNFELRINYIF is encoded by the coding sequence ATGAAATTATTACTTTACATTTATTTAGTTGCCTTCTCAACGGTAGGCTTTGCTCAAGAAAACTGTATGGTTTCCTTTTCTGGACAAGTACTATCTGAAGTGGAACATGTTCCTGTGCCTTTTGCCAGTATTTACATCTCTGAACTGAACGAAGGAGTTCAAACCAACGAAGAAGGGTTCTTCACAATTCAGCTTCCGTGTCATGATAAGTACGAGCTTATTATCAGCCAAGTTGAATATCAAAAAGCAAGTACGTATATATCAGTTGAAATTGAAGATTTAAAGCAAACCTTTTATCTAGAATCAAAAAACAATATCCTCTCAGCGGTCAGCGTTCACTCGCATAAAAGAGAAGAAGTACTCTTAAGTAATGTAGAAAGTGTGCTTTCTGCAAGAGAATTAAAGAAATTAAAGGGGAAATCGCTCTCCGAATCAGTAAGTACTTTACCTGGGGTATACAATATTAAAACAGGACCAGGCATAAATAAACCGATGATTCATGGTTTATATGGAAGTAGGATCCAGGTAGTCAATAATGAGGTTTCTCAAATGGGTCAGCAATGGGGGGTAGATCATGCACCAGAAATTGATCCTTTTGTAGCATCTAGAATAACAGTTGTAAAAGGAGCTTCCTCCGTAAAATATGGGCCTAGAGCGATAGGCGGAGCTTTGTTGTTGGAACCGGAGCCACTGGTGCCAGATTCCGTGTTGCATGGAAGTTTAGATTTAGTAGGGTTTACAAACGGAAGAGGAGGCATTGGTTCTGCAATGCTATCGGGAAGTTTTCTATTAAACGAGGAAGAATCCATCAATTGGAGATTACAATCCTCGGCAAAAAAATCAGGAGATCAACATGCGGCCAATTATAATTTAACTAATACGGGTAGCGAGGAATTAAATTTTTCAGCTGCTGCTAATTATATCAAGAATGATTTACAAGCAGACCTCTTTTATAGCAGGTTCTCAACTGAAATAGGGATATTAAGAGGAGCACACATTGGCAATGTTGATAATTTCTTTGAAGCCTTAGATAAACGGCCACCATTCTTTACAGAAGATTTTTCCTATGAAATCAACAATCCTAAGCAAAATGTTGTCCACCAATTATTGAAAGCAAAAATCCATTTAGACCGCTCAGATTATGGAGACTTCGATTTTATTTATGCTTTTCAACAAAATGCCAGACAAGAATTTGATATTCGAAGGGGCGGAAGGAGCGATAAGGCATCTGTTGATCTACAACTAGACAGCCATGTTGCCAAGCTTCTTTTCCATCATGAACCTATTTGGGAAAACTTAAGCGGTGAGATTGGATTAGATTACGAATATCAAAATAATAAAAACGTGCCAGGGACAGGTACGACTCCATTAATTCCTAATTACTCCAGTTTTCAGACTGGAGCGTTTCTCAATGAATCTTGGGCAAAGGAAAATTGGAATATGGAAGCAGGTTTGCGTTTTGATGCCATTGCAATTGATGTGTTAAAATTTAATACCGAAGATGAATTAATCAACCCACAACATAAGTATAATATGTTTTCGGGCATAATTGGAGGAGGTTTTGATATTAATAGAAGCATTAAATATAAATCCAACTTAAGTTGGAGCCAGAGGGCACCAAGCATAAATGAATTGTACAGTCAAGGCTTGCACCATAGCGTGGCAGCAATAGAGGAGGGAGATGATCGACTTTCACCAGAAACTTCTATTAAATGGTTACATAGTGTGCAATTAAGCTTTAATGAAAAACTTAGGCTAAATATAGATGCTTATGCAAGCAGAATACAGAACTATATCTATTTACAACCGGAAGAGCCCAGATTAACAATTAGGGGAGCATTTCCAGTTTATCAATATAAACAGACATTAGCGGATATTTATGGAACCGATATTATAGGTAGCTATGAATTCTTCCACCATTTCACCTTAAATACAAAAGCTTCTATCATCAGGGGAAATGATATTTCAAACGAACTACCACTGATTTTTATGCCTGCAGATCGTTGGGAAAACACCCTAAACTGGAGGTTGAGTAATAAGTTGGGATTTAAAGAAATAGATCTCAGTTTAAGTGGCTTAAAAGTATTTGAGCAGTTTAGGGCACCGGTTACCGAAACAGAGGCTTACGAACAAGCGACTGTTCCTGTACCGGAGGGTTATTTCATTACGAATTTCTCTTTGGATACTACTCGAAAATTAGAGAATGCACAATTAAATATTGGCTTCAGTATTTACAATTTAATGAATACAGATTATACCGATTACCTGAACAGGCTACGGTTTTATGCAGCGGAAACCGGTAGAAATTTTGAATTACGAATCAATTACATCTTTTAA
- a CDS encoding carboxypeptidase-like regulatory domain-containing protein: MKTYKSFISAFFCSLLFTLSFSTPAVSQNIYSGIIKDKTTEEPLPYVNIGIVKKGVGTVSTFEGKFSLELNESYATDTLRISSIGYEAKNIVVKDFKKILQGKSILYLSPEITELDEVVVTNRRLKKKVLGNKTTSKSIVAGFSSNKLGNEVGILVKIKRSPTFIRKFSVSIANNNFDHLKFRLNMYDLEDGLPGKSLLKENIIIESDAQEGVLEIDLEDYNIIARDNFVISLEWIEDLGGKDGLTFSASFFGNDLFVRSVSQDSWEKIGIVSPGMTVTVEY; this comes from the coding sequence TTGAAAACCTATAAATCTTTTATCAGTGCCTTTTTCTGCTCACTATTATTCACCCTCAGTTTTTCCACACCCGCAGTAAGCCAAAATATATATTCTGGGATCATAAAAGATAAAACTACTGAAGAGCCTCTTCCTTATGTAAATATCGGTATCGTGAAAAAGGGAGTTGGAACTGTTTCTACTTTTGAAGGAAAGTTTAGTCTCGAGCTCAACGAGTCTTATGCTACAGATACGCTACGAATTTCAAGTATAGGTTACGAAGCCAAAAACATTGTGGTAAAGGACTTCAAAAAAATACTGCAAGGCAAGTCGATCCTGTATTTGTCTCCTGAAATCACGGAACTTGACGAGGTCGTTGTGACCAATAGAAGATTGAAAAAGAAGGTCCTGGGAAATAAAACCACTTCAAAAAGTATAGTTGCGGGCTTTAGTTCCAACAAGCTAGGTAACGAGGTCGGAATATTAGTAAAGATAAAGCGAAGTCCTACATTTATTAGAAAGTTTAGCGTATCCATTGCAAATAACAATTTTGATCACCTGAAATTCAGACTTAATATGTACGATTTAGAAGATGGATTACCTGGTAAATCGCTCCTAAAAGAAAACATCATTATTGAAAGCGATGCCCAAGAGGGTGTTTTGGAAATTGACTTGGAAGACTACAATATCATAGCCCGAGACAACTTTGTAATTTCCTTGGAGTGGATAGAGGATCTGGGCGGAAAGGATGGATTGACATTCTCTGCCTCATTCTTTGGCAATGATCTGTTTGTCCGGTCAGTCAGTCAAGACTCCTGGGAAAAGATCGGAATTGTTAGCCCAGGAATGACTGTTACAGTTGAATATTAG
- a CDS encoding class I SAM-dependent methyltransferase, giving the protein MKSMVAYDEYYQTENLFGDPYPELLEFLSHYPKKGKVLDLGCGQGRDAIAIARMGYDVTGIDHSKVGIDQMNQIAKVKNLPLRGKVGDIFSYDEYQNYDIILLDSMFHFAKKDKAKEIALVQKIVSQIRTESLIIFCIQDSGEKVSILNKAIDFQAKLRRLADQKFVYTFKDRESGHESETKYRMIAVEK; this is encoded by the coding sequence ATGAAATCTATGGTCGCCTACGATGAATATTATCAAACTGAAAACCTGTTCGGAGATCCATATCCTGAACTGCTAGAATTTTTGTCTCATTATCCGAAAAAGGGGAAAGTACTGGATTTAGGTTGCGGGCAAGGAAGGGATGCAATAGCCATTGCTCGAATGGGTTATGATGTAACTGGAATAGATCATTCCAAGGTTGGAATTGATCAAATGAACCAAATTGCCAAAGTCAAAAACCTACCCTTGAGAGGAAAAGTAGGAGATATCTTTTCTTATGATGAGTATCAAAACTATGATATTATTTTACTCGACAGCATGTTTCATTTTGCTAAGAAGGACAAGGCAAAAGAGATTGCATTAGTTCAGAAAATCGTTTCTCAGATCCGAACAGAAAGCTTGATCATATTCTGCATCCAAGACAGTGGGGAAAAAGTTAGCATTCTAAATAAAGCGATTGATTTTCAAGCTAAGTTAAGGAGGTTAGCAGATCAGAAATTTGTCTATACTTTTAAGGACCGGGAAAGCGGACATGAATCTGAAACAAAGTATCGTATGATAGCAGTGGAAAAGTGA